DNA sequence from the Alkaliphilus metalliredigens QYMF genome:
AGCAAATGCTTGTTTATTTGTATCCACAAAGAATGTTGCATAGTTTTGGTCCGATCTATCGATGGGACTGCTGATCATCTCTCCACCTTTAATCATTGCTCCTAATGGTGAGTCTGGAGTTAACATATAAAAGAAGTCTCCATTCATGGCACCCACAACATTTTCTCTTGCATTTACCATGGTTGACAATGTTTCTTTCGTCGCAACGCCTTTGCTACTTTTCAATAAATCTAATTCTAATGAATCCGCAGTTAAATCTATGTACAAAGCGTTGATATTTAGCCAACCATTTGCATTAAATCGTACAATATTTCGATGCGTTACACCATTTGAAATCTGTTGTTGTTGATCCGCCACATTAATCACGCCACTGGCAAATCCCACACTGGTACCCATAGATAGTAGCAATGTAGTTGATAATCCCACTGTCAATAATAATCTCTTAAGTCTATTCATCTAATTCCCTCCTGTAAGTCTACTTCTATTTGTGATAAACGTTTTTGTGTTTTAACAAACAGACTAATCAATAGACATTTCTCTCCTACTCACATTATATAGTATCCCTAGCATAATACAATTACATAAATATTACATTTTACTGTTACAAGAACAAAAGTAGGCGCTTTCGCACCTACTCTTGATATGTAACCTTCAAATCGATTTTTTTAGGTAGTTCTTCTAACTCAACTCTTGCCACTACATAGGGATAACTTATGACTTGTGCCACTAAATCATCTGCTTTAGGGTCTTTAAATGCGGCGTGTACCATCAGTTTTTCTTCATCATGATCCTTAATGATCATTATTTGTTCGATGTCTACACTATATCCTGCCGTCAATTTTTCCCCTCGTGTTACAATCACATAGATATCATCTTGTACCTTTGCTGCTAAAGCCCGCTCTAGCATTTTATACCTTGGTAGGATTTCTTGTATTTCTTCTGGAACTTGCTCTTTTTCAAGGATTACATAACTCACCTCTTGATCACCGCCTGAAATAAATTTTGGTATCACCTTTACTGCAGCGACCACAAGTACAATAATAACCATAACAGTTAAAAACAATTTCCAGTTTATTTTAGGTAGTTTAGGTAATCTTCTTTTCAA
Encoded proteins:
- a CDS encoding protease complex subunit PrcB family protein, whose protein sequence is MKLKRRLPKLPKINWKLFLTVMVIIVLVVAAVKVIPKFISGGDQEVSYVILEKEQVPEEIQEILPRYKMLERALAAKVQDDIYVIVTRGEKLTAGYSVDIEQIMIIKDHDEEKLMVHAAFKDPKADDLVAQVISYPYVVARVELEELPKKIDLKVTYQE